A single region of the Oceanispirochaeta sp. genome encodes:
- a CDS encoding DUF4340 domain-containing protein: MKKKKQLLLALASLILLSGVYGLTQLLSKPEELNQEIPAAPRESYILSEVSEEELKSVTIENTMGAYTLILGEQGIEVKGASGIILDQQAAAGLTYALMNLRSSELIEKDSSDLDRYGLTNPRGLLTLEKRDGSKTIVKVGNSNPSKSGFYSLREGERSVYLLSSYLATSLLNSMDLLRDRTLPPVNFQELKRLTISSERTIDIVPYFPYEVLSSTLSPLVMVKPYRRPVAVNTQTYSKSMEALAQNYRIVSFYPDDTDKDTGLNDQAAEIYMLDSTGNEVNIQVGNKSAEGDYFCRVSHVAGIVTLPSEALTLINVSPLEMSDRFMRLIGIDSVKEVRVDTPTESWVGGILFLDDETGVFTFQGESVEEDPFKKMYQEILYLLFEGEIPGDFTPSGPAQFTVTYTGNDQTPGKTTAECYEYDQDYYAVSIDGYPPEFLIGKYQIESLLNYLRDFKG; the protein is encoded by the coding sequence TTGAAAAAGAAGAAACAGCTTCTTCTGGCATTGGCGTCCCTTATCCTTTTGAGCGGGGTTTACGGTTTAACGCAGCTTCTTTCAAAGCCGGAGGAACTGAATCAGGAGATCCCGGCAGCTCCCAGAGAAAGCTATATCCTCAGTGAAGTCTCTGAGGAGGAACTGAAGTCAGTGACAATTGAAAATACCATGGGAGCCTACACCCTCATCCTGGGCGAACAGGGGATTGAAGTAAAAGGTGCCTCCGGAATAATCCTGGATCAGCAGGCTGCTGCCGGATTGACCTACGCTCTGATGAACCTGAGAAGTAGTGAACTCATCGAAAAAGACAGCAGTGATCTGGACCGGTACGGCTTGACGAATCCCAGGGGATTGCTGACATTGGAGAAGAGGGATGGAAGTAAAACCATCGTCAAAGTCGGAAACAGCAACCCTTCGAAAAGCGGTTTTTATTCTCTGAGAGAGGGGGAACGCTCGGTATACCTTCTCTCCTCCTACCTCGCCACGTCCCTGTTAAACTCCATGGACCTGCTGCGGGACAGAACTCTACCCCCTGTCAACTTTCAGGAACTGAAACGCCTGACAATCAGCTCAGAAAGAACGATAGACATCGTGCCCTACTTTCCATATGAAGTCTTATCCAGCACATTGAGTCCTCTGGTCATGGTGAAACCCTATAGAAGACCGGTGGCGGTTAACACTCAGACCTACTCAAAGTCTATGGAAGCTCTGGCTCAGAACTACCGGATTGTCAGTTTCTACCCGGATGACACGGATAAGGATACAGGTCTGAACGATCAGGCCGCAGAGATCTACATGTTGGATTCCACAGGAAATGAAGTCAACATCCAGGTGGGAAACAAGTCTGCCGAGGGAGACTATTTCTGCCGGGTCAGTCACGTGGCCGGAATCGTCACCCTCCCCTCGGAAGCCCTCACTTTAATCAATGTATCGCCTCTTGAGATGTCCGACCGCTTTATGCGGCTCATAGGCATCGACAGTGTAAAAGAAGTGCGTGTTGATACACCCACAGAGAGCTGGGTGGGAGGCATTTTGTTTCTGGATGATGAGACGGGAGTCTTTACTTTTCAGGGTGAAAGTGTTGAAGAAGATCCCTTCAAGAAGATGTATCAGGAAATCCTCTACCTCCTATTTGAGGGTGAAATTCCTGGAGATTTCACTCCATCAGGGCCTGCTCAATTCACTGTGACTTATACAGGTAATGATCAAACTCCCGGCAAGACAACTGCCGAGTGCTACGAATATGACCAGGACTATTACGCTGTCAGCATAGACGGCTATCCCCCGGAGTTCCTTATCGGTAAATACCAGATTGAAAGTCTTTTAAATTATTTGAGGGATTTCAAGGGCTGA
- a CDS encoding InlB B-repeat-containing protein codes for MKKKIIFICTLVFILSACKEPESYSINYNSNEADSGSVPIDNKAYSQDDQAIVLGNSGNLMKTGSNYSGWNTNPDGSGTSYKAGDTITVQNEHLTLYTDWISAGSVWNESVLPSSSGWKAVTYGDGRFVAVSTNGGAAAVSIDGVNWTGSTIPVDTDWKSIAYGNGVFVTIAGDDASSNSTDAATSPDGIHWTMRTLPVAANWCPIIFADDLFVTLAQNSTTALTSTDGVTWTLCTMPSADYWCSIAFGNGLFTAVAHNSAVAATSPDGINWTSRTIPVPGISITFGNGLFNVVSFNRDSAAVSSDGISWTTTSMPSLAKWCSITYGNGIFVSIAGDSVTKDSTTAATSVDGLNWTARSLPVPANWSSVTYGNNTFVAVAAWMNSSPSTVAATSP; via the coding sequence ATGAAAAAAAAGATAATATTCATATGTACCCTCGTTTTCATTCTCTCTGCCTGTAAAGAGCCAGAAAGTTATTCAATTAATTATAATTCAAACGAAGCTGATTCAGGTAGTGTACCCATTGATAACAAAGCCTACTCCCAGGATGATCAGGCAATAGTACTTGGTAATTCGGGAAATCTTATGAAGACAGGTTCCAATTATTCAGGATGGAACACTAATCCTGACGGAAGCGGAACTTCCTATAAAGCAGGTGATACTATAACAGTGCAGAATGAGCACTTAACATTATATACGGATTGGATTTCTGCAGGGTCGGTCTGGAATGAAAGTGTATTACCCAGCTCTTCCGGGTGGAAAGCTGTAACATATGGTGATGGGAGATTTGTTGCTGTCTCTACCAACGGAGGAGCGGCCGCAGTATCAATTGATGGTGTGAATTGGACTGGAAGTACGATTCCTGTAGATACTGACTGGAAATCGATTGCCTACGGCAATGGGGTTTTTGTAACAATCGCTGGTGATGATGCATCCTCTAACAGCACGGACGCTGCGACTTCACCTGATGGTATTCACTGGACAATGCGAACTTTACCTGTCGCTGCAAACTGGTGCCCTATCATTTTTGCAGATGATTTATTCGTTACTTTAGCTCAGAATTCTACGACTGCTTTAACTTCCACTGATGGAGTGACCTGGACACTATGTACCATGCCTTCTGCTGATTATTGGTGCTCTATTGCCTTTGGAAATGGATTATTTACTGCTGTTGCTCACAATAGTGCAGTAGCAGCAACTTCTCCTGATGGTATCAACTGGACATCGAGAACTATACCGGTACCCGGGATTTCTATAACATTTGGAAATGGTTTATTCAATGTTGTATCATTCAACAGAGATTCTGCTGCAGTCTCATCTGATGGTATCAGCTGGACAACGACAAGCATGCCTTCCTTGGCGAAATGGTGTTCCATTACATATGGAAATGGTATTTTTGTTTCGATTGCCGGTGATTCGGTAACAAAAGATAGTACTACAGCAGCCACTTCAGTGGATGGTTTGAATTGGACGGCAAGGAGCTTGCCTGTCCCTGCTAACTGGAGTTCTGTCACTTATGGAAACAACACTTTTGTTGCAGTCGCCGCATGGATGAACTCTTCTCCCAGTACCGTAGCCGCTACATCTCCCTGA